In Cheilinus undulatus linkage group 16, ASM1832078v1, whole genome shotgun sequence, one DNA window encodes the following:
- the LOC121524508 gene encoding saxitoxin and tetrodotoxin-binding protein 1-like, translating into MDVFVRLVLLALLALSSNAAPGHEACNLMKKVTEEDMRMLIKSRWVLVEAFSDFEYGVALLSNASSSVVEMSLNSDNKTFLFVERNIVNGKCLTYYVNMSAPDPETSNHTLHLLGPGVQDLDGHVTPYDDQGKTDTYLTCPHCLTIIYNMVFDGIQGRMLLIYRQEGKHQDAEELRAAQSSHRVTAECLNFIVTKNFKYDGTADFCEKKKEEESEG; encoded by the exons ATGGACGTCTTTGTCAGACTGGTTCTGCTGGCTCTGCTGGCACTGAGCTCCAATGCAGCACCTGGACACGAGGCATGTAATCTGATGAAGAAGGTCACGGAAGAAGACATGCGTATG CTCATAAAGTCTCGTTGGGTCCTGGTCGAAGCATTTTCAGATTTTGAATACGGAGTGGCTCTACTGTCCAATGCCAGCAGCTCTGTGGTGGAGATGAGCCTCAACAGTGACAACAAAACCTTCCTGTTCGTCGAGAGAAACATTGT GAATGGGAAGTGTCTGACCTACTATGTCAACATGTCAGCTCCTGATCCTGAGACATCCAACCATACCCTGCATCTGCTTGGCCCTG GAGTCCAAGACTTGGATGGTCACGTGACTCCATATGATGACCAGGGAAAAACAGACACCTACCTGACCTGTCCTCACTGTCTGACCATCATCTACAACATGGTCTTTGATGGAATTCAAGGGAGGATGCTGCTCATCTACA GGCAGGAGGGGAAACACCAGGATGCTGAGGAGCTCAGAGCAGCTCAGAGCTCGCACAGAGTGACTGCAGAGTGTCTGAACTTCATAGTCACCAAGAATTTCAAATATGATGGGACAGCAG ACTTCTGTGAAaagaagaaggaagaggagAGTGAGGGCTGA
- the LOC121524509 gene encoding saxitoxin and tetrodotoxin-binding protein 1-like has product MDVFVRLVLLALLALSSNAAPGHEACNLMKKVTEEDMRMLMEYRWVLVEGFADYEDGVNQMSIASSSVTEISLSSDNTFLFVEKNIVNGTCLTYYTNMSSPDPETSNHTLHMLGPAVQDLDGEKTSYDDHTKIDIYQSCNQTVQTNCLTIIYNMVFDGTQGRMLLFYRKEGEHQNIEKLRAAQSSHRKTAECLNFIVTKNFKYDGEAEFC; this is encoded by the exons ATGGACGTCTTTGTCAGACTGGTTCTGCTGGCTCTGCTGGCACTGAGCTCCAATGCAGCACCTGGACACGAGGCATGTAATCTGATGAAGAAGGTCACGGAAGAAGACATGCGTATG CTCATGGAGTATCGTTGGGTCCTGGTCGAAGGATTTGCAGATTATGAAGACGGAGTGAATCAAATGTCCATTGCCAGCAGCTCTGTGACGGAGATAAGCCTCAGCAGTGACAACACCTTCCTGTTCGTCGAGAAAAACATTGT GAATGGGACATGTCTGACCTACTATACTAATATGTCATCTCCTGACCCAGAGACATCCAACCATACCCTGCATATGCTTGGCCCTG CAGTCCAAGACTTGGATGGTGAAAAGACTTCGTATGATGACCATACAAAAATAGACATCTACCAGTCCTGTAACCAGACAGTCCAGACTAACTGTCTGACCATCATCTACAACATGGTCTTTGATGGAACTCAAGGGAGGATGCTGCTGTTCTACA GGAAGGAGGGGGAACACCAGAACATTGAGAAGCTCAGAGCAGCTCAGAGCTCTCACAGAAAGACTGCAGAGTGTCTGAACTTCATAGTCACCAAGAATTTTAAATATGATGGGGAAGCAG Agttctgttaa